A genome region from Trichoderma asperellum chromosome 7, complete sequence includes the following:
- the DOT1 gene encoding Nucleosomal histone H3-Lys79 methylase, translating into MPLLSGKSNKFKVDPPKIRIEKVVIERPIAPRPKPKPVARPGLSSSARSSPVRKLSPNATSSIASTASSRAKSSSPYPSSTDERRLEPQRKRKAPTSASRRSPASDRIEFDKDSDAEDDGWMDLDSHKRQRKATSESKSVDSNRKLRSARAYERKDERLQFIHAVDVASLEHKCVPIMGASKEDVAIELQYPTLQRREKFELVWGKDKIDAVEASIRIVRLVAETYLTDVEAEPFTNPHNGYIRRLEKASNRNIQDLAGFKATLREYNETLLALVEDGVVSKNLENLHDLPPHLAAFILDQIYDRTVAPKVELLSKYENGTDFVYGELLHPFITKILVEQAKMTSDQVFVDLGSGVGNVVLQAALEVGCESWGCEMMENACNLAEAQEKEFHARCLLWGIEPGEVHIERGDFRKNALIHDALKRADVILVNNKAFTSQLNDDLIRMFLDLKPGCKIISLKSFVADSKSSHNINDVGSTILEVEECTYPEGYVSWTNAGGQYYISTRK; encoded by the exons ATGCCTCTTCTCAGTGGAAAGAGTAACAAGTTTAAAGTCGACCCTCCCAAGATCCGCATCGAAAAAGTCGTCATCGAGCGTCCCATAGCTCCGAgaccaaagccaaagcccgtAGCTCGGCCCGGGCTATCGTCGTCCGCGCGATCATCACCAGTTCGCAAGCTCTCACCAAATGCCACCTCCTCCATAGCCTCGACAGCCTCGTCTCGTGCTAAGAGCAGTTCGCCGTACCCCTCATCTACCGACGAGCGGCGCCTCGAGCCGCAGCGCAAGCGAAAGGCCCCGACCAGCGCGTCTCGCCGCTCACCCGCCAGCGACCGCATCGAGTTCGACAAGGACAGCGACGCcgaagatgatggatggatggacttGGATTCGCACAAGCGCCAGAGGAAGGCAACCAGCGAGAGCAAGTCGGTCGATTCGAATCGCAAGCTGAGAAGCGCAAGGGCGTACGAACGGAAGGATGAGAGGCTGCAGTTCATCCACGCCGTCGATGTTGCGTCGCTGGAGCACAAGTGTGTTCCCATCATGGGAGCTTCCAAGGAAGATGTCGCCATAGAGCTCCAGTATCCCACTCTGCAGCGCCGAGAAAA GTTTGAGCTCGTTTGGGGCAAGGACAAGATCGACGCCGTGGAAGCGAGCATACGCATAGTACGCCTCGTCGCCGAAACTTACCTCACCGACGTAGAAGCCGAGCCGTTTACCAACCCCCATAACGGCTACATCCGACGACTCGAAAAGGCCTCGAATCGCAACATCCAGGATTTGGCTGGCTTCAAAGCCACGCTGCGTGAATACAACGAGACACTCCTCGCCCTGGTGGAAGACGGTGTTGTCTCGAAGAATCTCGAAAACCTACACGACCTCCCTCCGCACCTCGCCGCGTTTATTCTCGACCAGATCTATGACCGTACAGTTGCTCCAAAGGTGGAACTCCTTTCCAAATACGAGAACGGGACAGACTTTGTCTATGGCGAGCTTCTGCATCCTTTCATCACCAAGATTCTTGTTGAGCAGGCCAAGATGACATCGGACCAGGTCTTTGTTGATCTGGGTTCGGGCGTGGGCAACGTCGTTTTGCAGGCGGCGCTCGAAGTCGGATGCGAGAGCTGGGGCTgcgagatgatggagaacgCCTGCAACCTTGCAGAGGCCCAAGAGAAAGAGTTTCACGCGCGTTGCCTGCTTTGGGGTATAGAGCCAGGCGAAGTACACATCGAACGTGGCGACTTCCGTAAGAACGCCTTGATCCACGACGCCCTGAAGCGGGCCGATGTCATCCTGGTCAACAACAAGGCATTCACCTCGCAGCTCAACGACGACTTGATCCGAATGTTCTTGGACCTGAAGCCGGGTTGCAAGATCATTTCGCTCAAATCATTTGTGGCCGACTCCAAGAGCAGCCACAATATCAACGATGTCGGCAGCACTATCCTTGAGGTCGAGGAGTGCACGTATCCCGAGGGCTACGTCAGCTGGACCAACGCCGGCGGGCAGTATTACATCTCCACGCGGAAATAG